The following proteins come from a genomic window of Methanosarcina sp. MTP4:
- a CDS encoding DUF2252 domain-containing protein: MPIKYGRMLESPFTFLRGSAAVMAADLASTPVTGLQVELCGDAHLLNFGVFATPERNLVFDVNDFDEAYPGPWEWDLKRLAASAVVAGRNNGFSDKVNRKLAETVTAAYQDAMLRLARASALDVWYFHVEVDRVLEAFQRSSGKAGKSARKMVKKAREHTHEQTLEKLTEVVDGRRRILNDPPLLVRLSELLTEEQKAQITEKDVEKMWKDYLSSLSEERRLLLSRFQISGVALRVGGVGSVGTRCFIVLLEGGAEGDALILQLKEAGPSVLEPYLPKRDYGSYAERVVVGQRLMQAASDIFLGWHESPLTGVQYYWRQLKDMKGSMDVADLDEEGLETYLKVCSVCLARAHARTGDASAISGYIGKGKTLPRAIADFAVAYADQNERDYKMLVEAVESGKITVEKGI, translated from the coding sequence TTGCCCATTAAATATGGGCGGATGCTGGAATCGCCTTTTACCTTCCTGCGAGGCTCGGCGGCTGTGATGGCGGCAGACCTTGCTTCAACGCCGGTGACTGGGCTGCAGGTGGAGCTCTGCGGCGATGCCCACCTCTTAAACTTCGGCGTCTTTGCAACGCCTGAGAGGAATCTGGTTTTCGACGTCAATGATTTTGACGAGGCTTATCCGGGTCCCTGGGAGTGGGACCTCAAGCGCCTGGCAGCAAGCGCAGTGGTTGCCGGACGGAATAATGGGTTTAGCGACAAGGTGAACCGGAAACTGGCAGAGACAGTCACCGCTGCCTATCAGGATGCCATGCTGCGCCTCGCCCGGGCATCGGCCCTGGACGTGTGGTATTTCCACGTGGAGGTGGACAGGGTCCTCGAAGCCTTTCAGCGCTCCTCCGGAAAAGCGGGAAAGAGCGCTCGGAAGATGGTCAAGAAGGCTCGTGAGCATACGCACGAGCAGACCCTGGAAAAGCTCACCGAGGTAGTTGATGGGCGGCGGCGGATCCTCAATGACCCTCCGCTCCTGGTGCGGCTGAGCGAGCTGCTTACCGAGGAACAGAAAGCCCAGATAACCGAGAAAGATGTCGAAAAGATGTGGAAGGACTACCTGAGCAGCCTGTCGGAAGAGCGGCGTCTGCTCCTCTCACGCTTCCAGATCTCGGGCGTGGCCTTGCGGGTGGGCGGCGTTGGCAGTGTCGGTACGCGCTGTTTTATCGTCCTGCTGGAAGGGGGTGCTGAAGGTGATGCGCTGATCTTGCAGCTGAAAGAGGCAGGGCCGTCGGTCCTGGAGCCTTACCTCCCAAAGAGGGACTATGGCAGCTATGCGGAACGTGTGGTGGTTGGACAGCGCCTGATGCAGGCTGCAAGTGACATCTTCCTGGGATGGCACGAGAGTCCGTTGACAGGTGTCCAGTATTACTGGCGCCAGTTGAAAGACATGAAAGGTTCGATGGACGTAGCTGACCTGGACGAAGAAGGCCTGGAGACCTACCTGAAGGTGTGCAGTGTCTGCCTTGCCCGAGCCCATGCCAGGACCGGAGATGCGTCTGCCATCTCGGGATACATCGGCAAAGGTAAGACACTTCCCAGGGCTATCGCTGACTTTGCCGTGGCTTACGCTGACCAGAACGAACGTGATTATAAGATGCTGGTGGAGGCTGTGGAGTCCGGTAAAATTACAGTCGAGAAAGGTATATGA
- a CDS encoding DUF106 domain-containing protein: MVSEALKQQIDRFLLALGISLMLGIMVLGQDFRQSVGEAVGILMDPVITLVGAENFHLVLFVMAGITAAYASLIQKYSIDWDLMRNTQERMKSFQKEFREAQLSQNTYMLKKLEDQRKEMMDDQMKMTKQQFKPMAYISILSLPLFMWAYYFISGHEFATMNFPFWGEQLLTDKAFGPFQYWIFWYFISSLGVSQLIRKALNIGGA, encoded by the coding sequence TTGGTTTCAGAGGCACTTAAACAGCAAATCGACCGCTTCCTGCTTGCTTTAGGGATTTCCCTGATGCTCGGGATCATGGTTCTGGGGCAGGACTTCAGGCAGAGTGTGGGGGAAGCCGTCGGGATTTTGATGGACCCCGTGATCACTCTCGTCGGAGCGGAGAACTTCCATCTGGTCCTGTTTGTGATGGCAGGGATCACTGCCGCCTATGCGTCCCTTATCCAGAAGTACAGCATCGACTGGGACCTTATGAGGAACACCCAGGAGCGCATGAAGTCTTTCCAGAAAGAGTTCCGTGAGGCACAGCTTTCCCAGAACACCTACATGCTCAAAAAGCTTGAAGACCAGCGCAAAGAGATGATGGACGACCAGATGAAGATGACCAAACAGCAGTTCAAGCCCATGGCCTACATCAGTATCCTTTCCCTGCCCCTTTTCATGTGGGCTTACTACTTCATCAGCGGGCATGAGTTTGCAACGATGAACTTTCCCTTCTGGGGTGAGCAGTTGCTGACGGACAAGGCGTTTGGTCCCTTCCAGTACTGGATCTTCTGGTATTTCATCTCCTCTCTCGGGGTCAGCCAGCTTATCAGGAAAGCGCTGAACATCGGTGGAGCCTGA
- the cmk gene encoding (d)CMP kinase, whose translation MLLTVSGLPGSGTTTISKLLAEYYELELISSGEIFRRLAKQRRMSLSEFGAMAEKDASIDLEIDRNQKAIAHSQDNIVLESRLAGYMAEGVPNVLKIWIKAPKLLRVQRIQKREKTLTFDEELEKTMEREKSETLRYKKYYGLDIEDLSIYDIVIDSSKWNQYQTLEILTVAIDSLGGFF comes from the coding sequence ATGCTTCTAACGGTAAGCGGGCTTCCTGGGTCAGGAACGACCACGATTTCAAAACTCCTGGCCGAATACTACGAGCTTGAGCTGATTTCTTCGGGCGAGATCTTCCGAAGGCTTGCAAAACAGCGGAGGATGAGCCTCTCCGAATTCGGAGCCATGGCTGAAAAAGACGCATCCATAGACCTGGAAATCGACAGGAACCAGAAAGCTATTGCCCACAGCCAGGACAATATTGTCCTCGAAAGCCGGCTGGCCGGGTATATGGCGGAAGGGGTTCCTAATGTCCTTAAAATCTGGATCAAAGCTCCTAAACTGCTCAGGGTGCAGCGCATCCAGAAAAGGGAAAAAACCCTCACCTTTGATGAAGAGCTTGAAAAAACGATGGAAAGGGAAAAATCCGAGACTCTCAGGTACAAAAAATACTACGGGCTCGATATCGAAGACCTGTCAATTTATGACATTGTCATCGATTCCTCTAAATGGAACCAGTACCAGACCCTGGAGATCCTCACAGTTGCGATCGATTCCCTGGGCGGTTTTTTTTGA
- a CDS encoding 30S ribosomal protein S4, which yields MAYPGKKKKSYETPRHPWQEARMAAEVELIKAYGLRNKREVWKAASMLRMYRSEARNLLAKVAESKEDGLEGHLKTQSEEILAKLIRYGIIKQDSGIDDILSLKTENILERRLQTQVLRMGLARTVVQARQFITHGHISVNGRKATVPGMLVTREDEMNIGYYGSSPLISESHPERPVQIAAYLADRETTLKTVAAEKKAKETERGGRGGRGGRGGKRRGRR from the coding sequence ATGGCATATCCAGGTAAAAAGAAGAAGAGCTACGAGACTCCCAGACACCCATGGCAGGAAGCCAGGATGGCTGCAGAGGTCGAATTGATCAAGGCATATGGCCTCAGGAACAAAAGGGAAGTCTGGAAAGCGGCCAGTATGCTCAGGATGTACCGGTCCGAAGCCAGGAACCTGCTCGCAAAGGTTGCGGAAAGCAAGGAAGATGGACTGGAAGGGCACCTGAAGACCCAGTCTGAAGAGATCCTCGCAAAGCTCATCCGTTATGGTATTATCAAACAGGACTCTGGAATTGACGATATCCTTTCTTTGAAGACCGAGAATATCCTTGAAAGGAGACTCCAGACTCAGGTCCTCCGCATGGGGCTTGCAAGGACTGTTGTCCAGGCCCGCCAGTTCATTACCCACGGACACATTTCTGTTAACGGCAGGAAAGCCACCGTACCGGGAATGCTGGTCACAAGGGAAGACGAAATGAACATTGGCTACTACGGTTCTTCTCCCCTTATTAGCGAATCTCATCCCGAAAGGCCTGTTCAGATTGCAGCCTACCTTGCAGACCGTGAAACTACTCTCAAGACTGTTGCTGCGGAAAAGAAGGCAAAGGAAACAGAGAGAGGCGGCAGAGGCGGCAGAGGCGGCAGAGGCGGTAAGAGGAGAGGGAGGAGATAA
- a CDS encoding 30S ribosomal protein S11, producing MADMKWAVAHIKSSFNNTHITVTDITGAETIAKSSGGMVVKAARDESSPYTAMQMAGQLADQLRDKGINGIHIRVRAPGGNKQRSPGPGAQAAIRAFARAGIRIGRIEDVTPVPHDGTRPKGGRRV from the coding sequence ATGGCAGACATGAAATGGGCTGTGGCCCACATCAAGTCCTCATTTAACAACACGCACATCACGGTAACGGACATTACCGGGGCTGAAACCATTGCAAAGTCCTCTGGTGGAATGGTCGTAAAGGCCGCAAGGGACGAAAGTTCTCCCTATACTGCTATGCAGATGGCAGGCCAGCTTGCAGACCAGCTTAGGGACAAGGGCATCAATGGTATCCACATCCGGGTAAGAGCTCCCGGTGGGAACAAGCAGAGGAGCCCGGGTCCTGGTGCACAGGCTGCAATCAGGGCTTTTGCAAGGGCGGGGATTCGTATCGGCAGGATCGAAGACGTGACCCCTGTCCCGCATGACGGTACCCGCCCTAAGGGCGGAAGGCGTGTATAA
- a CDS encoding 30S ribosomal protein S13, with amino-acid sequence MLFTSWRMYMVEEHNEELRHLVRIMNTDLQGSRPVQYALTGLPGIGRRTAKLIAKGAEVDPDAVLGYLPDEDVEKLDSAIGNFETNVPAWMLNRRNDPTSGEDKHLLGTDIVMTFREDINNLKKVRAYRGLRHERGLKVRGQRTKSTGRRGSTVGVSRKK; translated from the coding sequence ATGCTGTTTACATCTTGGAGGATGTATATGGTAGAAGAACATAACGAAGAACTAAGGCATCTTGTTCGTATCATGAATACCGACTTGCAGGGGTCGCGACCCGTGCAGTATGCTTTGACTGGTCTTCCCGGAATTGGGAGGCGTACTGCAAAGCTCATTGCGAAGGGAGCAGAGGTTGACCCCGATGCTGTACTTGGATACCTGCCCGACGAAGACGTGGAAAAACTCGACTCTGCAATCGGGAATTTCGAGACAAATGTCCCGGCCTGGATGCTGAACAGGAGAAATGATCCCACTAGCGGAGAAGACAAGCACCTGCTCGGAACGGACATCGTCATGACCTTCAGAGAGGATATTAACAACCTGAAGAAGGTTCGTGCCTACAGAGGTCTCAGGCACGAGAGAGGTCTGAAAGTCAGGGGACAGAGGACAAAATCCACCGGCCGCCGCGGTTCAACCGTTGGGGTTAGCAGGAAAAAGTGA
- a CDS encoding DNA-directed RNA polymerase subunit D yields the protein MTMEVDILELSDRSAKFVLSKVGMAFANGIRRAMIADVPTLAIEYVNLYDNTSVLYDEQLALRLSLIPLVTDIETYVPQAECMVCGGEGCPACEVSLTLSSEGPAIVHSGDLISSDPLVQAADANISIVELKKGQKLVLEAIAHMGYGRDSVKWQAGIACGYKNMPIISVENCDACGHCAAECPKSIIRIEESGAMVPEEDLLKCSLCRLCEKACDINAIKVNYDENAFVFTMESDGSYTARDLILHASDVVKGKAEGLISILDQL from the coding sequence ATGACGATGGAAGTAGACATTCTGGAGTTATCGGACAGATCTGCAAAGTTTGTGCTTTCAAAGGTCGGCATGGCTTTTGCTAACGGCATCCGGCGCGCTATGATCGCCGATGTCCCTACCCTTGCGATCGAGTACGTAAATCTCTACGACAACACCTCCGTACTCTATGACGAGCAGCTGGCTCTCCGTCTGTCCTTAATCCCGCTTGTAACAGACATTGAGACGTATGTGCCTCAAGCCGAGTGCATGGTTTGTGGAGGCGAAGGCTGCCCTGCCTGTGAGGTCTCCCTTACCCTGAGTTCCGAAGGTCCGGCGATTGTTCATTCCGGAGACCTTATCTCTTCCGACCCTCTGGTGCAGGCCGCAGATGCTAACATCTCGATCGTCGAGCTGAAGAAGGGACAGAAACTCGTGCTCGAGGCCATAGCTCATATGGGCTACGGCAGGGATAGCGTGAAGTGGCAGGCGGGCATTGCATGCGGCTATAAAAACATGCCGATTATAAGCGTTGAGAACTGCGACGCTTGCGGACATTGTGCGGCGGAATGCCCCAAGAGCATCATCCGGATCGAAGAATCCGGGGCAATGGTCCCCGAAGAGGATCTTCTCAAGTGTTCTCTTTGCAGACTCTGTGAAAAGGCATGTGACATCAACGCCATCAAGGTCAACTACGATGAAAACGCTTTTGTCTTTACCATGGAATCCGATGGTTCCTATACCGCCAGAGACCTTATATTGCACGCCTCTGATGTGGTTAAAGGCAAAGCCGAAGGACTCATCAGTATCCTGGATCAGCTCTGA
- a CDS encoding RNA-guided pseudouridylation complex pseudouridine synthase subunit Cbf5, with translation MELLSIMSSTSGKLPAEKERELIRKARAYTNPAYGCPPEKRPIREYIEKGVVNIDKPKGPTSHEVAAWVKEILEVNRAGHSGSLDPKVSGLLPTLLGKATKGVPALRLSGKEYVCLLRLHRPVPAKEIRRVCKEFSGPIYQMPPIKSAVKRALRVRTIYYIELLEIEGMYVLFRVGCEAGTYIRKLCHDIGMALGCGGHMQELRRTKAGPFTEETLVTLQDVKDAYVFWKEFGDESELRRVVRPMESALSHLPKIILRDGAVDAVCSGASLAVPGIVSLDSDLKKGELTGLFTLKGEIVALAKADMSTEEIMGASTGIAAIPIRVMLDIGTYPKGWISKEEGKVAADQEMEADPGMDTEG, from the coding sequence ATGGAGCTTTTGAGTATCATGTCTTCGACTTCCGGTAAACTGCCTGCTGAAAAAGAAAGGGAACTTATCAGGAAAGCTAGGGCTTACACCAATCCCGCTTATGGCTGCCCTCCCGAAAAGCGCCCTATCCGCGAGTACATCGAGAAAGGTGTCGTAAACATCGACAAACCTAAAGGACCAACCAGCCACGAGGTTGCTGCCTGGGTCAAAGAAATCCTGGAGGTGAATCGGGCCGGGCATTCAGGTTCTCTTGACCCGAAGGTATCGGGGCTTCTTCCAACACTCCTCGGGAAAGCCACGAAAGGGGTTCCGGCACTGCGCCTTTCGGGTAAGGAATACGTCTGCCTCTTGAGGCTGCACAGGCCCGTGCCGGCAAAGGAAATCAGGCGGGTCTGTAAGGAGTTTTCCGGTCCCATCTATCAGATGCCTCCCATCAAGTCTGCAGTGAAAAGGGCTCTCAGGGTACGCACGATCTATTATATCGAATTGCTTGAAATCGAAGGGATGTATGTGCTCTTTCGTGTGGGCTGCGAGGCCGGGACTTATATTCGGAAACTCTGTCACGACATAGGGATGGCCCTTGGTTGCGGCGGACATATGCAGGAACTCCGGAGAACAAAAGCCGGCCCGTTTACGGAAGAGACCCTTGTGACCCTCCAGGACGTGAAAGACGCCTATGTTTTCTGGAAGGAATTCGGGGACGAGTCCGAACTCCGGCGGGTGGTCAGGCCCATGGAAAGCGCATTGTCTCACCTCCCAAAAATTATCCTGCGGGATGGCGCTGTAGATGCCGTTTGTTCCGGGGCTTCCCTTGCGGTGCCCGGGATTGTTAGCCTTGACTCCGACCTCAAGAAAGGGGAACTCACAGGTTTATTTACCCTGAAAGGGGAAATTGTTGCCCTTGCAAAAGCTGATATGAGCACCGAAGAGATTATGGGCGCCTCTACAGGAATTGCAGCCATCCCCATTCGCGTGATGCTGGATATCGGGACCTACCCGAAGGGCTGGATAAGTAAAGAAGAGGGGAAGGTAGCGGCAGATCAGGAAATGGAAGCTGACCCGGGAATGGATACAGAAGGATAA
- a CDS encoding ATP-binding protein, protein MSLFINRTEELEFLEAEYARDSSSLVVIYGRRRVGKTELSLKFAAGKPVVYYLSQKLDLERQVEDFLEKASEQLGTYQPKIPKWDAALKFVAEQAEGKSLIIIDEVPYLIEGSSAVMSAFQAAWDLYLKDANVMLVLLGSSVGMMENEVLGYKSPLYGRRSGQIKVEPLKFRHIRHFFPQKDAEEIVRIYGCLGGVPAYLNKFDQTLPFIDNVNMNILNRATFLYDEAIFLLKEELREPTNYELILEAISRGKSRVSEIADETGIPVHNIPKYLRVLIGLGFLSREWPVTLKKTRDIKTGSVYALSDNFMRFWYTYVFPTRSILEINRDAIVSKIANSYDHYLGHVFEEIVKQYFIDLNAAGKLPFVFEKIGRQWGKVRGKPKNANAYEIDLVALNEDSKEILFVECKWQTLTGKSARKILHDLKDKSGAVQWHNEERKEYFAIAAKKIENKAELKGNGVMVFDLEDIFAGVE, encoded by the coding sequence ATGAGTCTATTTATTAACCGCACTGAAGAACTTGAGTTCCTTGAGGCTGAATATGCCAGGGATTCTTCTTCACTTGTTGTCATCTATGGGAGAAGGAGGGTTGGCAAAACCGAGCTTTCCCTGAAATTTGCGGCTGGAAAACCGGTTGTATATTATCTGTCTCAGAAACTGGACCTTGAACGGCAGGTAGAGGACTTTCTGGAAAAAGCGTCCGAACAGCTTGGAACATACCAGCCGAAGATACCAAAATGGGATGCAGCCCTCAAGTTCGTTGCAGAGCAGGCAGAAGGTAAGTCTCTGATCATAATCGACGAGGTCCCATACTTAATAGAAGGCAGCAGTGCGGTGATGTCGGCTTTCCAGGCAGCATGGGACCTGTATCTTAAGGATGCCAATGTCATGCTGGTCCTGCTTGGTTCAAGTGTAGGCATGATGGAAAATGAAGTGCTTGGCTACAAATCTCCCCTGTATGGCCGGAGGAGCGGGCAGATTAAGGTTGAGCCTCTGAAGTTCAGGCACATCAGACATTTCTTTCCTCAAAAGGATGCAGAGGAAATAGTAAGGATATACGGTTGCCTGGGCGGTGTGCCTGCCTACCTTAATAAATTTGACCAGACTCTCCCGTTCATCGATAACGTCAATATGAATATATTGAACAGGGCCACCTTTCTTTACGATGAGGCTATCTTCCTGCTAAAGGAAGAGTTAAGGGAGCCAACAAACTACGAACTGATCCTTGAGGCGATATCCAGGGGAAAGAGCCGGGTCTCTGAGATTGCGGACGAAACCGGCATACCTGTTCACAATATCCCGAAATATCTGCGTGTTCTCATCGGGCTTGGTTTCCTCTCACGGGAATGGCCTGTGACCCTCAAAAAGACTCGGGACATAAAAACCGGCTCAGTCTATGCTCTTTCAGACAATTTCATGAGATTCTGGTACACCTATGTATTTCCGACGAGGTCCATACTGGAGATAAACAGGGATGCCATTGTATCAAAGATCGCTAACTCATATGATCATTACCTCGGCCATGTTTTTGAAGAGATAGTCAAACAATACTTCATAGACCTGAATGCCGCCGGCAAATTGCCTTTTGTTTTCGAGAAAATTGGTAGGCAATGGGGTAAGGTCCGGGGAAAACCAAAAAATGCAAATGCATACGAGATCGATCTTGTTGCACTGAATGAGGATTCGAAAGAGATCCTCTTCGTTGAGTGCAAATGGCAGACCCTAACAGGTAAGAGTGCAAGAAAAATCTTACATGATCTGAAGGATAAGTCCGGGGCTGTGCAATGGCACAACGAAGAGAGGAAAGAGTATTTTGCCATTGCTGCAAAGAAGATCGAGAATAAGGCAGAGTTAAAGGGGAACGGGGTCATGGTCTTTGACCTAGAAGACATTTTTGCCGGTGTGGAATGA
- a CDS encoding class I SAM-dependent methyltransferase, translating into MDIKNDPNSKHSQLTKVAVTTSRKAEQHLIDKALKISNELDAVYIQRGDYTVSQMIKKHNFERFLIVGRDRLTLKGADSVLFWHPNMAEFKLRAISQGFENPMLKAMKLQPGFSVLDCTLGLASDAIVSSCAVGEKGTVVGIEVSKYIAYLTKNGLDTYENVNVQTKILMNRIEVLNASYEEYLLNQVDNTFDVVYFDPMFRTPNQKSASINSLRPFAEHRPLTKEIVLNALRVCKKRVVIKERIGSGEFERLRIKNYYGNNSPGSIAYGFIEK; encoded by the coding sequence ATGGATATAAAAAACGATCCAAATTCCAAACATAGCCAGTTGACGAAAGTTGCAGTTACAACATCAAGAAAAGCGGAACAACATCTTATAGACAAAGCCTTAAAAATATCCAACGAACTGGATGCTGTATATATCCAAAGGGGGGATTATACAGTCAGTCAAATGATAAAAAAACATAATTTTGAGCGCTTTTTAATTGTTGGGAGGGATAGACTTACTTTAAAGGGGGCTGACAGTGTACTCTTCTGGCATCCGAACATGGCTGAGTTTAAGCTGAGAGCAATTAGCCAGGGGTTTGAAAATCCTATGCTGAAAGCCATGAAACTACAACCCGGATTTAGTGTACTGGACTGTACATTAGGTCTTGCTTCAGATGCTATTGTATCATCTTGTGCTGTCGGAGAAAAGGGAACGGTTGTAGGAATTGAAGTAAGCAAGTACATTGCCTATTTAACTAAAAATGGTTTAGACACCTATGAAAATGTGAATGTTCAAACTAAAATTTTAATGAATAGAATAGAAGTATTAAATGCATCTTATGAAGAGTACCTTTTAAATCAAGTGGATAATACTTTTGATGTGGTATATTTTGACCCTATGTTTCGCACCCCAAATCAAAAGTCAGCTTCAATAAATTCTTTACGACCTTTTGCAGAACACCGACCTTTAACAAAGGAAATCGTCTTGAACGCATTACGTGTTTGTAAAAAAAGAGTTGTTATCAAAGAGAGAATTGGTAGTGGCGAATTTGAAAGATTGAGAATTAAAAATTACTATGGTAATAATAGCCCTGGCTCAATAGCCTATGGATTTATTGAAAAATAA